One Paracoccaceae bacterium genomic region harbors:
- a CDS encoding hydroxymethylglutaryl-CoA lyase, which yields MSGARSVEIVEVGPRDGLQNEARFIPTERKVALIDLLSRAGFRRIEAASFVSPKWVPQMADGAAVMAGIARAPGVRYAVLTPNLRGYEAARAAGADEVAVFASASEGFSRANLNAGIAESLERMRPVADAARADGIALRGYVSCVTDCPFDGPTPPGEVARVAAALRDMGCAEVSLGDTIGRGTPEAVDAMLAAVLDDLPPGRLAGHFHDTAGRALDNIAVALGRGLRVFDAAVGGLGGCPYAPGAAGNVATERVARWLAAEGWSTGLDETVLARAAEMARAMRGG from the coding sequence ATGAGCGGTGCCCGCAGCGTCGAGATTGTCGAGGTCGGCCCCCGCGACGGGCTGCAGAACGAGGCGCGGTTCATCCCGACCGAACGGAAGGTCGCGCTGATCGACCTGCTGTCGCGGGCCGGATTCCGGCGGATCGAGGCGGCAAGCTTCGTCAGCCCGAAATGGGTGCCGCAGATGGCGGATGGCGCGGCGGTGATGGCGGGCATCGCCCGGGCGCCCGGGGTGCGCTACGCGGTGCTGACCCCGAACCTCAGGGGCTACGAGGCCGCGCGGGCGGCGGGGGCGGATGAGGTGGCGGTCTTTGCCTCGGCCTCCGAGGGGTTCTCGCGCGCCAATCTCAATGCGGGCATTGCCGAAAGCCTGGAACGGATGCGCCCGGTGGCCGATGCGGCGCGGGCCGACGGCATCGCGCTGCGCGGCTATGTGTCCTGCGTGACGGACTGCCCGTTCGACGGGCCCACGCCGCCGGGCGAGGTGGCGCGCGTGGCCGCAGCACTGCGCGACATGGGCTGCGCCGAGGTCAGCCTGGGCGATACCATCGGGCGCGGCACGCCCGAGGCGGTCGACGCGATGCTGGCGGCGGTGCTGGATGACCTGCCGCCCGGCCGGCTGGCGGGGCATTTCCACGATACCGCAGGGCGGGCGCTGGACAACATCGCGGTCGCGCTCGGGCGCGGGCTGCGCGTGTTCGACGCGGCTGTCGGCGGTCTGGGCGGCTGCCCCTATGCGCCGGGTGCGGCGGGGAACGTGGCGACGGAACGGGTGGCGCGGTGGCTGGCGGCCGAGGGCTGGTCGACCGGTCTTGACGAAACGGTGCTGGCACGCGCCGCCGAAATGGCGCGCGCGATGCGTGGCGGCTGA
- a CDS encoding crotonase/enoyl-CoA hydratase family protein — translation MFETIRVATDARGVARLTLARPEKHNALSAPMMDELTAAARALAADAGVRVVILDALGPSFCAGGDLGWMRAQAAADGPGRAVEARRLAGMLSALDALPKPLIGRVQGNAFGGGLGMMAVCDLCVAAETARFGLTETRLGLIPATIGPYVLARIGAGAARGLFVTARGFGADEALRLGLVTRAVAPDALDDAVADETAAALLCAPGAMAEAKALIRNLAAPVTPAMVDDSIAALVARWDSPEVAEGTGAFLDRRKPGWAV, via the coding sequence ATGTTCGAGACGATCAGGGTTGCAACCGATGCGCGGGGTGTCGCGCGGCTGACGCTGGCGCGGCCGGAAAAGCACAACGCGCTGTCGGCACCGATGATGGATGAACTGACGGCGGCGGCGCGGGCGCTGGCGGCCGATGCGGGCGTGCGCGTGGTGATCCTCGATGCGCTGGGGCCGAGCTTCTGTGCCGGTGGTGACCTGGGCTGGATGCGCGCGCAGGCGGCCGCCGACGGCCCCGGCCGAGCGGTCGAGGCCCGCAGGCTGGCCGGGATGCTGTCCGCGCTGGACGCGCTGCCGAAGCCGCTGATCGGGCGGGTGCAGGGCAATGCCTTTGGCGGTGGCCTGGGCATGATGGCGGTCTGCGACCTTTGTGTAGCGGCCGAGACCGCCCGCTTCGGCCTGACCGAGACGCGGCTGGGCCTGATCCCGGCCACCATCGGGCCCTATGTGCTGGCGCGGATCGGGGCAGGGGCCGCGCGCGGCCTGTTCGTCACTGCACGCGGCTTTGGCGCGGACGAGGCGCTGCGCCTTGGCCTGGTGACGCGCGCCGTGGCGCCCGACGCGCTGGATGATGCGGTGGCCGACGAGACGGCGGCGGCGCTGCTCTGCGCGCCGGGGGCGATGGCCGAGGCCAAGGCGCTGATCCGCAACCTGGCGGCGCCCGTGACCCCCGCCATGGTCGATGACAGCATCGCGGCGCTTGTCGCGCGCTGGGACAGCCCGGAGGTGGCCGAGGGCACCGGTGCATTCCTTGACCGCCGCAAGCCCGGCTGGGCCGTCTGA
- a CDS encoding DUF4453 domain-containing protein has product MRRAILTVLLALPVPAGADTFCEDLWIARNTIFHRAGYCFGSALGQGLFGNAGCIGTSPQLASADAEAVDQIRLMENDAGCRVATTSAPTARMRTEAARLSRLRDIPAADHNGWACLGYTGPGLTLRSGASADSPVTGQATAGQFLFSEYLLRDGWKFVVATTGHGRPTVAEGWTRDTTAPGECLEEAG; this is encoded by the coding sequence ATGCGCCGCGCCATCCTGACTGTGCTGCTTGCCCTGCCGGTTCCGGCCGGGGCCGATACGTTCTGCGAAGATCTGTGGATTGCCCGGAACACCATCTTCCACCGCGCCGGATACTGCTTCGGCAGCGCCCTCGGCCAGGGTCTGTTCGGCAACGCGGGATGCATCGGAACGTCGCCGCAGCTCGCATCCGCCGATGCCGAGGCCGTCGACCAGATCCGCCTGATGGAGAACGACGCGGGCTGCCGCGTCGCCACAACCAGCGCCCCCACCGCACGCATGCGGACCGAGGCCGCGCGCCTGTCGCGGCTGCGCGACATACCGGCGGCCGATCACAACGGCTGGGCCTGCCTCGGCTACACCGGCCCCGGCCTGACGCTGCGCAGCGGCGCCTCGGCGGACAGCCCGGTCACCGGGCAGGCGACAGCGGGGCAGTTCCTGTTCTCCGAGTACCTGCTGCGCGACGGGTGGAAGTTCGTCGTCGCCACCACCGGGCACGGGCGCCCGACCGTTGCCGAGGGCTGGACGCGCGACACCACCGCCCCCGGCGAATGCCTGGAAGAGGCGGGCTAG
- a CDS encoding NADH-quinone oxidoreductase subunit A, with translation MDTLLRDYAPILIFLAIAVGLGLVLMLSAAIIAVRNPDPEKVSAYECGFNAFDDARMKFDVRFYLVSILFIIFDLEVAFLFPWAVAFGEISMTAFWSMMVFLAVLTVGFAYEWKKGALEWE, from the coding sequence GTGGACACACTTCTCCGAGACTACGCGCCGATTCTCATTTTTCTGGCGATCGCCGTGGGGCTCGGGCTGGTGCTCATGCTGTCCGCCGCGATCATCGCCGTGCGCAACCCCGACCCCGAGAAGGTCTCGGCCTACGAATGCGGCTTCAACGCCTTCGACGACGCGCGCATGAAGTTCGACGTGCGGTTCTATCTCGTGTCGATCCTGTTCATCATCTTCGACCTGGAAGTGGCGTTCCTGTTCCCCTGGGCGGTGGCCTTCGGCGAAATCTCGATGACCGCGTTCTGGTCGATGATGGTGTTCCTGGCCGTGCTGACCGTGGGCTTTGCCTATGAATGGAAGAAAGGGGCCCTGGAATGGGAGTGA
- a CDS encoding NADH-quinone oxidoreductase subunit B, with protein MTGNAAGPDRDAQVIEFNRELQDKGFLLTATEDVINWARNGSLHWMTFGLACCAVEMMHTSMPRYDLERFGTAPRASPRQSDLMIVAGTLTNKMAPALRKVYDQMPEPRYVISMGSCANGGGYYHYSYSVVRGCDRIVPVDIYVPGCPPTAEALLYGILQLQRKIRRTGTLVR; from the coding sequence ATGACGGGGAACGCCGCCGGTCCCGACCGCGACGCGCAGGTGATCGAGTTCAATCGTGAGTTGCAGGACAAGGGCTTTCTGCTGACCGCGACCGAGGATGTGATCAACTGGGCGCGCAACGGGTCGCTGCACTGGATGACCTTCGGGCTGGCCTGCTGCGCGGTCGAGATGATGCACACCTCGATGCCGCGCTACGATCTCGAACGCTTCGGCACGGCGCCGCGCGCCTCGCCCCGCCAGTCGGACCTGATGATCGTGGCGGGCACGCTGACCAACAAGATGGCCCCGGCGCTGCGCAAGGTCTATGACCAGATGCCAGAACCGCGCTACGTGATCAGCATGGGGTCCTGCGCGAATGGCGGGGGGTATTACCACTACAGCTATTCGGTGGTGCGGGGCTGCGACCGGATCGTGCCGGTCGACATCTACGTTCCCGGCTGCCCGCCCACGGCCGAGGCGCTGCTGTACGGAATCCTGCAGTTGCAGCGGAAGATCCGCCGCACCGGCACGCTGGTGAGGTGA
- a CDS encoding NADH-quinone oxidoreductase subunit C, which produces MTAALQELAAHLELRRPDAVSSTHVAHGELTVEVTLPHLSAFIEYLKTDAACRFTSLVDITAIDHPDRPARFDVVYHFLSMYRNHRIRVKVPVHEDEMVPSVSAIHPSADWFEREVFDMFGILFSGHPDLRRLLTDYGFRGHPLRKDFPTTGYTEVRWDEAQKRVVYEPVKLVQEYRQFDFLSPWEGAQYVLPGDEKKG; this is translated from the coding sequence ATGACCGCCGCCCTTCAGGAACTGGCCGCCCATCTGGAACTTCGCCGTCCCGATGCCGTGTCCTCGACGCATGTCGCGCATGGCGAACTGACGGTCGAGGTGACGCTGCCGCATCTGTCGGCCTTCATCGAGTATCTCAAGACCGATGCCGCCTGCCGCTTCACCTCGCTCGTCGACATCACGGCGATCGACCATCCCGACCGTCCGGCGCGGTTCGATGTGGTCTATCATTTCCTGTCGATGTACCGGAACCACCGCATCCGGGTGAAGGTGCCCGTCCATGAGGACGAGATGGTGCCGTCGGTGTCCGCGATCCACCCGTCCGCCGACTGGTTCGAGCGCGAGGTGTTCGACATGTTCGGCATCCTGTTCTCGGGTCACCCCGACCTGCGGCGCCTGCTGACCGACTACGGGTTCCGTGGCCACCCGCTGCGCAAGGACTTTCCCACCACCGGCTATACCGAGGTGCGCTGGGACGAGGCGCAGAAGCGCGTGGTCTATGAGCCCGTGAAACTGGTGCAGGAATACCGCCAGTTCGATTTTCTCAGCCCGTGGGAGGGCGCGCAATACGTCCTGCCGGGCGACGAGAAGAAGGGCTGA
- a CDS encoding sulfotransferase: MGGEPTILLGVGATKAGTTWLWDHLAAHPDCHARAIKELHYFDTLENNTFGRQIKLQEARAEKLAASGRGDAALQAQRRADVAEWIAVLRRRVEDIPAYLAYLFGGARAGRRLVMDVTPAYASLPEQRLRQMAGMAADVRVLYLMRDPVSRFWSHVRMIAERMTKVAAEVPDAARALLDAILDGRPSAAVDRGDYAGALARLDAAVAPGRFLAMFQEDLMTAPGYARLCTFLGIRQGNPDFGRRVFASAPVEMTDAQRARLRALLAPQYAAVARRHTLPAAWRQNMDEVSG; the protein is encoded by the coding sequence GTGGGCGGCGAGCCGACCATTCTTCTGGGCGTGGGCGCGACCAAGGCGGGCACCACATGGCTGTGGGACCATCTGGCCGCGCACCCCGATTGCCATGCGCGGGCGATCAAGGAACTGCACTATTTCGACACGCTGGAGAACAACACCTTCGGCCGCCAGATCAAGCTGCAGGAGGCGCGCGCCGAAAAGCTGGCCGCGTCGGGCCGGGGCGACGCCGCGCTGCAGGCGCAGCGCCGTGCCGATGTTGCGGAATGGATCGCGGTGCTGCGCCGCAGGGTCGAGGATATCCCGGCCTATCTTGCCTATCTGTTCGGCGGCGCGCGGGCCGGGCGGCGGCTGGTGATGGACGTGACGCCCGCCTATGCCAGCCTGCCCGAGCAGCGGTTGCGGCAGATGGCCGGCATGGCGGCGGATGTGCGCGTCCTCTATCTGATGCGCGACCCGGTGTCCCGCTTCTGGAGCCATGTGCGCATGATCGCCGAACGCATGACAAAGGTCGCGGCAGAGGTTCCGGATGCGGCGCGGGCGCTGCTGGACGCCATTCTGGACGGCCGGCCCTCGGCGGCGGTGGACCGGGGTGACTATGCCGGGGCCCTGGCGCGGCTGGATGCCGCCGTGGCGCCCGGGCGGTTCCTGGCGATGTTCCAGGAAGACCTGATGACCGCGCCGGGCTATGCGCGGCTGTGCACGTTCCTGGGTATCCGGCAGGGCAACCCGGATTTCGGGCGCCGCGTCTTCGCGTCGGCGCCCGTCGAGATGACCGATGCGCAGCGCGCGCGCCTGCGCGCCCTGCTGGCCCCGCAATATGCGGCGGTGGCGCGGCGGCATACCCTGCCCGCCGCCTGGCGGCAAAACATGGACGAGGTGAGCGGATGA
- a CDS encoding NADH-quinone oxidoreductase subunit D has product MDGGFDDALTGEQKIRNFNINFGPQHPAAHGVLRLVLELDGEIVERCDPHIGLLHRGTEKLMESRTYLQNLPYFDRLDYVAPMNQEHAWCLAIERLTGVQVPRRASLIRVLYSEIGRVLNHLLNVTTQAMDVGALTPPLWGFEEREKLMVFYERACGARLHAAYFRPGGVHQDLTPDLIDDIDAWAEAFPKVLDDIDTLLTENRIFKQRNADIGVVTEEDIQAWGFSGVMVRGSGLAWDLRRAQPYECYDEFDFKIPVGKNGDCYDRYLCRMQEMRESTAIIRQAIAKLRVEPGDVLARGKITPPRRAEMKTSMEALIHHFKLYTEGFHVPAGEVYAAVEAPKGEFGVYLVADGTNRPYRAKIRAPGFLHLQAMDYICKGHQLADVSAIIGTMDVVFGEIDR; this is encoded by the coding sequence ATGGACGGTGGCTTTGACGACGCCCTGACCGGCGAACAGAAGATCCGCAACTTCAACATCAACTTCGGGCCGCAGCACCCTGCGGCACATGGTGTCCTGCGTCTGGTGCTGGAACTTGACGGCGAGATCGTCGAACGCTGCGACCCGCATATCGGGCTGCTGCACCGTGGCACCGAGAAGCTGATGGAAAGCCGCACCTATCTGCAGAACCTGCCCTATTTCGACCGGCTGGACTATGTGGCGCCGATGAACCAGGAACACGCCTGGTGTCTGGCGATCGAGCGTCTGACGGGTGTGCAGGTTCCGCGCCGCGCCAGCCTCATCCGGGTTCTGTATTCCGAGATCGGGCGCGTCCTGAACCACCTGCTGAACGTCACGACCCAGGCGATGGACGTGGGCGCGCTGACCCCGCCGCTCTGGGGGTTCGAGGAGCGCGAGAAGCTGATGGTGTTCTACGAACGCGCCTGCGGGGCGCGTCTGCATGCCGCCTATTTCCGCCCCGGCGGCGTGCATCAGGACCTGACGCCCGACCTGATCGATGACATCGACGCCTGGGCCGAGGCATTTCCGAAGGTTCTGGACGACATCGACACGCTGCTGACCGAGAACCGCATCTTCAAGCAGCGCAACGCCGACATCGGCGTGGTGACCGAAGAGGATATCCAGGCTTGGGGCTTTTCCGGCGTGATGGTGCGGGGGTCGGGCCTCGCCTGGGACCTGCGGCGCGCGCAGCCCTACGAGTGCTATGACGAGTTCGATTTCAAGATTCCCGTCGGCAAGAACGGCGACTGCTATGACCGCTATCTGTGCCGGATGCAGGAAATGCGGGAATCGACGGCGATCATCCGCCAGGCCATCGCGAAACTGCGCGTGGAACCCGGCGACGTGCTGGCGCGCGGCAAGATCACGCCGCCCCGCCGCGCCGAGATGAAGACCTCGATGGAGGCGCTGATCCATCACTTCAAGCTCTACACCGAAGGGTTCCATGTGCCAGCGGGCGAGGTCTACGCCGCCGTCGAGGCGCCCAAGGGCGAATTCGGCGTCTACCTGGTGGCCGACGGCACCAACCGCCCCTACCGCGCCAAGATCCGCGCGCCCGGGTTCCTGCACCTGCAGGCGATGGACTATATCTGCAAGGGTCACCAGCTGGCCGATGTGTCGGCGATCATCGGCACGATGGACGTGGTGTTCGGGGAGATCGACCGGTGA
- a CDS encoding NADH-quinone oxidoreductase subunit E — protein sequence MLRRLHPHQPASFAFTPANEAWARAQMTKYPEGRQASAIIPLLWRAQEQEGWLSRPAIEYVAKMLDMAYIRALEVATFYFMFQLQPVGSVAHIQICGTTSCMICGAEDLVAVCKEMINAKPHALSPDGRFSWEEVECLGACANAPMAQIGKDYYEDLTAERLRGLITRFAAGEVPVPGPQNGRYAAEPLTGLTTLRDFESGRRQYNASAQAAVDLGDTVRRIDGTEVPLVTPWKGRADAATPAAGAAAEPKPGAGRAADDTGATVQEAPARSRGRPEADGDAPNATPAATPGAKAPATTGTRPQALPEARGGKPDNLKEIKGIGPKLEALCHRLGFFHFDQIASWTEAEIAWVDDNLEGFKGRVTRDDWVAQARILAAGGDTEFSKRVEKGGVYD from the coding sequence ATGCTGCGCCGCCTGCACCCCCACCAGCCCGCAAGTTTCGCCTTCACCCCGGCCAATGAGGCCTGGGCGCGCGCGCAGATGACCAAGTACCCCGAAGGGCGGCAGGCATCGGCGATCATCCCGCTTCTGTGGCGCGCGCAGGAGCAGGAAGGCTGGCTGTCCCGTCCCGCCATCGAATACGTCGCCAAGATGCTGGACATGGCCTATATCCGGGCGCTGGAAGTCGCCACCTTCTACTTCATGTTCCAGCTGCAACCGGTTGGTTCTGTGGCCCATATCCAGATCTGCGGCACCACGTCCTGCATGATCTGCGGCGCCGAGGACCTGGTTGCCGTCTGCAAGGAGATGATCAATGCCAAGCCGCATGCGCTGTCGCCGGACGGCCGTTTCAGCTGGGAGGAGGTCGAATGCCTGGGCGCCTGCGCGAACGCGCCGATGGCGCAGATCGGCAAGGATTACTACGAGGATCTGACCGCCGAAAGACTGCGTGGCCTGATCACCCGTTTCGCGGCGGGCGAGGTGCCGGTTCCGGGGCCGCAGAACGGCCGCTATGCCGCAGAGCCGCTGACCGGGCTGACGACGCTGCGCGATTTCGAAAGCGGCCGGCGGCAGTACAACGCCAGCGCGCAGGCGGCGGTCGACCTGGGCGACACGGTCAGGCGGATCGACGGCACCGAGGTGCCGCTGGTGACACCCTGGAAGGGCCGGGCCGATGCCGCGACCCCCGCCGCCGGTGCGGCCGCCGAGCCGAAGCCCGGCGCGGGCCGCGCCGCCGATGACACCGGCGCGACGGTGCAGGAGGCGCCGGCGCGATCCAGGGGCAGGCCCGAAGCGGACGGCGATGCACCGAACGCGACACCCGCCGCCACGCCGGGGGCAAAGGCACCCGCCACGACCGGCACGCGGCCGCAGGCGTTGCCGGAGGCGCGCGGGGGAAAGCCGGACAATCTGAAGGAAATCAAGGGTATCGGCCCGAAACTTGAAGCGCTCTGCCATCGGCTCGGTTTCTTCCACTTCGACCAGATCGCGTCCTGGACCGAGGCAGAGATCGCCTGGGTCGATGACAATCTCGAGGGGTTCAAGGGCCGGGTGACCCGGGATGACTGGGTGGCGCAGGCCCGGATCCTTGCGGCGGGCGGCGATACGGAATTCTCGAAACGTGTTGAGAAGGGTGGCGTCTACGACTGA
- a CDS encoding NADH:ubiquinone oxidoreductase, whose translation MKNAPQLWGWLVAAGAAATGFGAAVGPVGLSSAGAVMVAAVLFVTVGLILGMPAREEGDDEAAAAEAERPLTPSMMVAQMSPAETAWVETRTAEWTATPAPEAEVPAPARPQGLSAARGGQADDLKLIKGIGPKLELLCHSLGYYHFDQIAAWTPAEIAWVDDNLEGFKGRVTRDDWVAQARVLAAGGQPA comes from the coding sequence ATGAAGAACGCCCCTCAACTCTGGGGCTGGCTTGTGGCGGCGGGCGCTGCCGCGACGGGCTTTGGCGCCGCCGTCGGCCCGGTGGGGCTGTCCTCGGCCGGCGCCGTGATGGTGGCCGCGGTCCTGTTCGTGACGGTCGGGCTGATCCTGGGTATGCCCGCGCGCGAGGAAGGCGATGACGAAGCCGCCGCGGCAGAGGCGGAGCGGCCGCTGACGCCGTCGATGATGGTTGCGCAGATGTCCCCGGCCGAGACGGCGTGGGTCGAGACCAGGACGGCGGAATGGACCGCGACGCCCGCCCCGGAGGCCGAGGTTCCGGCACCGGCCCGTCCGCAGGGCCTGAGCGCGGCGCGCGGCGGGCAGGCGGACGATCTGAAGCTGATCAAGGGGATCGGGCCGAAGCTTGAACTGCTCTGCCATTCGCTGGGCTACTATCACTTCGACCAGATCGCGGCATGGACGCCCGCCGAGATCGCCTGGGTCGATGACAACCTGGAAGGTTTCAAGGGCCGCGTGACGCGCGACGACTGGGTGGCGCAGGCGCGCGTGCTGGCGGCGGGGGGGCAACCCGCATGA
- a CDS encoding DUF5337 domain-containing protein → MTTVPGPSPDDLARVRQARLAAFVLAATMILWMGAQWLGGKLGWEARFAFLFDLMAIAAFVWTMAVTWRLWRQRQK, encoded by the coding sequence ATGACCACCGTGCCCGGTCCCAGCCCCGATGATCTGGCGCGCGTGCGGCAGGCACGGCTGGCGGCCTTCGTGCTGGCCGCGACGATGATCCTGTGGATGGGCGCGCAGTGGCTGGGCGGGAAACTGGGATGGGAGGCGCGGTTTGCCTTCCTTTTCGATCTGATGGCGATTGCGGCCTTCGTCTGGACGATGGCGGTGACATGGCGGCTGTGGCGGCAGCGGCAGAAGTAA
- the nuoF gene encoding NADH-quinone oxidoreductase subunit NuoF gives MLKDQDRIFTNLYGMHDRTLAGARKRGHWDGTAAIIARGAATIIDQVKASGLRGRGGAGFPTGLKWSFMPKQSDGRPSYLVVNADESEPGTCKDREIMRHDPHTLIEGCLIASFAMGAHACYIYIRGEYIREREALQAAIDECYDAGLLGKNAAGSGWDFDLYLHHGAGAYICGEETALLESLEGKKGMPRMKPPFPAGSGLYGCPTTVNNVESIAVVPTILRRGPEWFAGFGRPNNAGTKLFAVSGHVANPCVVEEAMSIPLKELLERHCGGVRGGWKNIKAVIPGGSSVPLLTQAQCDDAIMDFDWLREQRSGLGTAAVIVMDKSTDVIKAIWRLSKFYKHESCGQCTPCREGTGWMMRVMDRLVRGEAEIEEIDMLLSVTKQVEGHTICALGDAAAWPIQGLIRAFRDEIEDRIVAKKTGRVSAVAAE, from the coding sequence ATGCTGAAGGATCAGGACCGCATCTTCACCAACCTCTACGGCATGCATGACCGCACGCTGGCAGGGGCCAGGAAGCGCGGGCATTGGGACGGCACGGCGGCAATCATCGCGCGCGGCGCGGCGACGATCATCGACCAGGTCAAGGCCAGCGGGCTGCGCGGCCGGGGCGGCGCGGGGTTTCCCACCGGGCTGAAGTGGTCGTTCATGCCCAAGCAGTCGGACGGGCGACCGTCGTATCTGGTGGTGAACGCCGACGAGTCCGAGCCCGGCACCTGCAAGGACCGCGAGATCATGCGGCATGATCCGCATACGCTGATCGAGGGCTGCCTGATCGCCAGTTTCGCCATGGGCGCGCATGCCTGCTACATCTACATCCGCGGCGAATACATCCGCGAGCGCGAGGCGCTGCAGGCGGCGATCGACGAATGCTATGACGCGGGGCTTCTGGGGAAGAACGCCGCCGGGTCGGGCTGGGATTTCGACCTCTACCTGCATCACGGCGCGGGCGCCTACATCTGCGGCGAGGAGACGGCGCTTCTGGAAAGCCTCGAGGGCAAGAAGGGCATGCCACGGATGAAGCCGCCGTTCCCGGCAGGCTCGGGACTCTACGGCTGCCCGACCACGGTGAACAACGTGGAATCGATTGCGGTGGTGCCGACGATCCTGCGGCGCGGCCCGGAATGGTTCGCGGGCTTCGGCCGCCCGAACAATGCGGGGACCAAGCTGTTCGCCGTCTCGGGCCATGTCGCCAACCCCTGCGTGGTGGAAGAGGCGATGTCGATCCCGCTGAAGGAACTGCTGGAACGCCATTGCGGCGGCGTGCGGGGCGGCTGGAAGAACATCAAGGCGGTAATCCCGGGCGGATCGTCCGTGCCGCTTCTGACGCAGGCGCAATGCGATGACGCGATCATGGATTTCGACTGGCTGCGGGAACAGCGGTCGGGCCTGGGCACGGCGGCGGTGATCGTGATGGACAAGTCCACCGACGTCATCAAGGCGATCTGGCGGCTTTCGAAGTTCTACAAGCACGAAAGCTGCGGCCAGTGTACGCCGTGCCGCGAAGGCACGGGCTGGATGATGCGGGTGATGGACCGGCTGGTGCGGGGCGAGGCGGAGATCGAGGAAATCGACATGCTGCTGTCGGTGACCAAGCAGGTCGAGGGGCATACGATCTGCGCACTCGGCGATGCGGCGGCCTGGCCGATCCAGGGCCTGATCCGCGCCTTCCGCGACGAGATCGAGGATCGCATCGTGGCAAAGAAGACGGGCCGCGTGTCGGCCGTGGCGGCGGAGTGA
- a CDS encoding class I SAM-dependent methyltransferase, with protein MTGLRTMARRGLAAMRAARAAFAVPPAPAAAVAAAGPARVAPAPASPAAAAAPAEPPPKPARRFGYEGDDVAGDIRGKYGFQGDLLDIYAGHRGPAINKWHHYLPIYDRHFARRRGTAVRFLEIGVARGGSLQMWRRYLGDDAVIFGIDIRPDCARLDGQAGRVRIGSQDDEVFLNAVVDEMGGVDVVLDDGSHMMPHVRKTLAVLFPRLETGGTYMIEDMHTAYWPRWGGGFGVPENVFHDLRGVIDDIHHPYHGKPEQAAGFGRSVSGLHVYDSIIVLDKDPVHPPVNSMVG; from the coding sequence GTGACAGGGCTCCGGACCATGGCGCGGCGGGGTCTTGCGGCGATGCGGGCCGCAAGGGCGGCCTTTGCCGTGCCTCCGGCACCGGCGGCAGCCGTCGCCGCCGCGGGTCCGGCACGGGTTGCTCCGGCACCCGCTTCCCCGGCTGCCGCCGCCGCACCGGCAGAGCCGCCACCCAAGCCCGCCCGGCGCTTCGGCTATGAGGGCGACGATGTTGCGGGCGATATCCGGGGCAAGTACGGCTTTCAGGGCGATCTGCTGGATATCTATGCAGGGCATCGTGGCCCGGCGATCAACAAGTGGCACCATTACCTGCCGATCTATGACCGGCATTTCGCGCGTCGTCGCGGCACCGCCGTGCGGTTCCTGGAAATCGGCGTGGCGCGTGGCGGTTCGCTGCAGATGTGGCGCAGGTATCTGGGGGATGACGCGGTGATCTTCGGCATCGACATCCGGCCCGACTGCGCGCGGCTGGACGGGCAGGCGGGCCGCGTGCGCATCGGATCGCAGGATGACGAGGTCTTCCTGAACGCCGTCGTCGACGAGATGGGCGGCGTGGACGTGGTGCTGGATGACGGCAGCCACATGATGCCGCATGTCCGCAAGACGCTGGCTGTGCTTTTCCCGCGGCTTGAAACCGGCGGGACCTACATGATCGAGGACATGCACACGGCCTATTGGCCGCGCTGGGGCGGCGGGTTCGGCGTGCCCGAGAACGTGTTCCACGACCTGCGCGGCGTGATCGACGACATCCACCACCCCTATCATGGCAAGCCCGAGCAGGCCGCCGGGTTCGGGCGCAGCGTGTCGGGGCTGCATGTCTACGATTCGATCATCGTGCTGGACAAGGATCCGGTGCATCCCCCCGTGAACTCGATGGTGGGCTGA
- a CDS encoding DUF5333 domain-containing protein, whose amino-acid sequence MNRPIPTLALVLAMAAPLAAAAPVPLAEERHINEQLLAAQVGDILRKTCPVASARMLVVLGKLNDLESYARKQGYSETEVRAFLKDKAEKARIRKLAEDYLAQAGAVQGDAESYCRVARDEVRRRTLTGQLLRVSG is encoded by the coding sequence ATGAACCGCCCGATCCCGACCCTTGCCCTCGTGCTTGCCATGGCGGCGCCGCTGGCGGCTGCCGCACCCGTGCCGCTGGCCGAGGAAAGGCACATCAACGAACAGCTTCTGGCGGCGCAGGTGGGTGACATTCTGCGCAAGACCTGCCCGGTCGCAAGCGCCCGGATGCTCGTGGTCCTTGGCAAGCTGAACGATCTTGAATCCTACGCCCGCAAACAGGGCTATTCCGAGACCGAGGTGCGTGCCTTCCTCAAGGACAAGGCCGAGAAGGCGCGCATCCGCAAGCTGGCCGAGGACTATCTGGCGCAGGCCGGTGCGGTGCAGGGCGATGCCGAAAGCTATTGCCGCGTGGCGCGCGACGAGGTGCGTCGGCGCACGCTGACCGGACAGTTGCTGCGGGTGTCGGGATGA